In the Gemmatimonadaceae bacterium genome, GCCCACCCAGAAGGCGCGTGCGAGGTGGCGCTCGAGCACTGCCACCACCCCGTCGAGGTTGTGCTCGGCGAAGAGCAGCACGCCGATGCCGATGATGGCAAGGACGGCGAACCAGGCAAGCACCAGCTTCATGGCGCCCGCGGTGGTGAGCGGGGCCTGGGGGGCCGTGCCGGCACGGGCGTTGGGGGCCGCGAGATCGCTCAAGGAGCGCATCTCGCCGTACACATTGCCGCCGTCGATCTTCACGTGCCCGCCAATCGACACGGCGTCGCCGGTCACGACGCCGCCGGTGTGGATGACCACGTCCCCGTGGAGGGCGATGGCGTCGCCATTCACGCGGCCGCTGATCTCCAAGGGGCCGTTGGCCGCAGCCACGGTTCCGGCCACGGTGGTGCTAGCGGGGATGGTCCGGCCGCCCATGGCAAAGCTATCGGCCGGGGGGACGTGGAGAAGGTTCGCCGACCGGGCGATGCGGCCGATGTCTGCCCGGAGTTGGGCGTCCATCTGTTGCGGAGCGGCGGTCGTGGCCGGAGGGGCGGCGGACTGCGCCCGAACCGGCGCGGCCGCTGCGAGTGTGACCAGCGCAAGGCAGGTCGAGAGGGCCCGCATGGGTCAACCCCTCCGGCGGGCGGCGGAGGCGATGGCGCGGAGGCCGAAGGCGGACGCCGTGGCG is a window encoding:
- a CDS encoding polymer-forming cytoskeletal protein, producing MRALSTCLALVTLAAAAPVRAQSAAPPATTAAPQQMDAQLRADIGRIARSANLLHVPPADSFAMGGRTIPASTTVAGTVAAANGPLEISGRVNGDAIALHGDVVIHTGGVVTGDAVSIGGHVKIDGGNVYGEMRSLSDLAAPNARAGTAPQAPLTTAGAMKLVLAWFAVLAIIGIGVLLFAEHNLDGVVAVLERHLARAFWVGLLTELGLVPLLLLVIVALAITIIGVLLIPFAIVAYIIALAGLLALGFLAVARFTGRGLFRAEPDAGERGVSVRAMFTGLVVYLGLWFVVAALTWMPGVQPLLRAVAVAVTWVALTAGLGATVLSRAGTQHERAGTTPRSAPGGAEPLAWQTPTPVAGVAAARRPAPVTRDLP